One region of Streptomyces davaonensis JCM 4913 genomic DNA includes:
- a CDS encoding BACON domain-containing protein produces the protein MTSSRPETSARTTGAHRAHREARDRGAARTLAQRPPARYEPYLDGLFTYCLSVLCDHDAATAALGDVLALAERRGQRVPESAADRRAWLYALARWSCLRKLAEAKQKRQATHAAGRHGTHRPPPAAPPVSERAQEERRRQLALLAWPEAAGTTPEQREALELAVRHHLAAHEVAAVLGTDPAAARELLASAACEVERTRAALAVVETGTCPSVARLTGDNQLVLSTALRRELVRHVDDCPRCRRTAERAVPGRWPGATVTPAELPVLEAPRAALHAAMAHVPRARGTAPRFDRRGFPMDPKDRAARRDRLRARAVTTTVVATVVAAPVLALWAAYRSTPTGEDVEGRAASASEAQGPDALDGEAAGGGYENAGNASSPGGRHAKGARPDVTVEVISVTGAGKKGAGQLDVTADNSGDTTLITLTATGDAPVRWSATTGAPWLYLSRSSGTLAPGKSFTIKVYVDPLREPSGYWTARVAVSPAGAVVRIEGYGTAPSPSDPGPGPGSPDPAPTDPTPSDPPPTTPDPTPTDPEPTPTDPAPTEPTPTDPPPSSSDPDPPPSGTGEPTDPEGSSSPPPPSDSGDPSPSQS, from the coding sequence ATGACGAGCAGCCGCCCGGAGACCTCCGCCCGCACCACCGGCGCACACCGAGCGCACCGAGAGGCGCGCGACCGAGGCGCGGCGCGCACCCTGGCGCAGCGCCCGCCCGCGCGCTACGAGCCGTACCTGGACGGCCTGTTCACCTACTGCCTCTCCGTGCTGTGCGACCACGACGCCGCGACCGCCGCCCTCGGCGACGTCCTCGCCCTGGCGGAGCGGCGCGGTCAGCGCGTCCCGGAGTCCGCCGCCGACCGCCGTGCCTGGCTGTACGCCCTCGCCCGCTGGTCCTGTCTGCGCAAGCTCGCCGAGGCCAAGCAGAAACGTCAGGCCACCCACGCCGCGGGCCGCCACGGCACCCACCGGCCACCGCCCGCCGCCCCGCCCGTCTCCGAGCGGGCCCAGGAGGAGCGCAGGAGGCAACTCGCCCTGCTCGCCTGGCCGGAGGCCGCCGGCACCACCCCCGAACAGCGCGAGGCGCTCGAACTCGCCGTACGCCACCACCTCGCCGCCCACGAGGTCGCCGCCGTCCTCGGCACCGACCCCGCCGCCGCCCGCGAGCTGCTCGCCTCCGCCGCCTGCGAGGTGGAGCGCACGCGCGCGGCCCTCGCCGTGGTGGAGACCGGCACCTGCCCGAGCGTCGCCCGCCTCACCGGCGACAACCAGCTCGTCCTGTCCACCGCCCTGCGCCGCGAGCTGGTCCGGCATGTCGACGACTGCCCCCGCTGCCGCCGTACCGCCGAGCGCGCGGTCCCCGGCCGTTGGCCCGGCGCCACCGTCACCCCCGCCGAACTGCCCGTCCTGGAGGCACCCCGCGCGGCCCTGCACGCCGCCATGGCGCACGTCCCACGCGCGCGGGGCACCGCGCCCCGGTTCGACCGGCGCGGATTCCCGATGGACCCCAAGGACCGGGCCGCCCGCCGGGACCGGCTGCGCGCGCGTGCCGTCACCACGACCGTCGTCGCCACCGTCGTCGCCGCGCCCGTGCTCGCCCTGTGGGCCGCCTACCGCTCCACGCCCACCGGCGAGGACGTCGAGGGCCGGGCGGCCAGCGCCAGCGAGGCGCAGGGCCCGGACGCCCTCGACGGCGAGGCGGCGGGCGGCGGCTACGAGAACGCGGGCAACGCCAGCAGCCCCGGCGGCCGCCACGCCAAGGGCGCCAGGCCCGACGTCACTGTCGAGGTCATCAGCGTCACCGGCGCCGGGAAGAAGGGCGCGGGACAGCTCGACGTCACCGCCGACAACAGCGGCGACACCACGCTCATCACCCTGACCGCCACCGGCGACGCCCCCGTGCGCTGGTCCGCCACCACCGGTGCGCCCTGGCTGTACCTGAGCCGCTCGTCGGGAACCCTCGCGCCCGGCAAGTCGTTCACGATCAAGGTGTACGTCGATCCGCTGCGGGAGCCGTCCGGGTACTGGACCGCACGGGTCGCCGTGTCGCCCGCCGGAGCCGTCGTCCGCATCGAGGGCTACGGCACCGCGCCGAGCCCCTCCGACCCGGGCCCCGGTCCCGGCAGTCCCGATCCGGCGCCCACCGACCCCACGCCGAGCGACCCGCCCCCGACGACGCCCGATCCCACGCCCACCGATCCGGAACCGACGCCCACCGATCCGGCGCCGACCGAACCCACGCCGACCGATCCGCCGCCCTCGTCCTCCGAC